In Nostoc sphaeroides, the genomic window CTGACGATGCTTGAGTTTGAAAAAAGGTCGAACTATTTCTGCGTAGGCGTAGCCCAAACTAGGCATCACACTATTACCCTCTCTGTTATTAATAACTCGAATTGCCCGCAGAGTTCCCAACTGGATTTCTTTTTTTACCATCAGCTCAGAAATTCCAATTGCACCGACACCATCTTCGATCGCGGCTTTTGTCATCTCTCCACTATTGAATACTAAAATTACATCCAGTTCACTGAGATTGATTCCCCAATTTTGTAGGGCTTCCTCAAACCTTTGCTGGGTTCCAGAACCTGGTTCTCGCATCACCCAAAGGGTTTGAGTCAATTGGGTTAAGTCAATTTCTCCCCACTCAAACCAAGGATGTTTTCGACCTACTACAATTTGTAAGCGATCGCTCCCCACTATTTCGTACTCTAAAGTACTCTGAAGTGCTGGCTTCACATCTCCTTCCACCAAACCCAAATCAAACTGTCCTGTCGCCGTTCCCATACAAATCTCTTCTGTATTGGCAAGGCTACAGTTAATCTGGATACCGGGATACTGACTTTTAAACTCACTAATCTTGCTTGGTAGCCAGTAGTTACCAATTGTCAGACTTGACCCTAATTTCAACTCACCCCGTTGCAGATTGTTCAATTCCCGCAATCCCCTTTCAGTTAAGGAAACTTGATCGAGAATTTTCTGTGCTTCTACTTGCAATAATTTACCAGCCTCAGCAATCTCGATATGGCGGCCAATCCGATGGAACAGTTTCACACCGTATTCTTGCTCTAAGTTGTGGATCGCTGCACTGACCGCAGGTTGTGTAATATAAAGCTCCTCTGCTGCGCGAGTAAAGTGTAAGTGCTGCGCCACAGCCAGAAAAATTTTTAGCTGCTCAAGCGTCATTCCTGCCATTTATGGTATCCCTACAACTTGGTGTCAAATTTTTAATCACTTTCATTTATCATTTTGACAAACAAAAGCATTTGATTCTATCGGTTAGTTTGACTAAAGTATAAATCAAAGCTTCGGCACGGACTCAAACGACCAAGTAGGGAGCAGGGGAAGCAGAGGGAGATGTGGTTCGACTTCGCTCACCAACCGGGAGATGGGGAGAGAACATAATACTAACTCCTAACCCTTCTCTACGAGACGCTGCGCGAACGGCAGGTGTTACAGTGAGCTTGTCCAACTGCTCAGGGCATCGCTCCTAACTCCTAACTCAGCACTCCTAAGGCCCAATGCACCATGCCCAAGCATGAAAATAAGGACTTCCACAAATGAACGATTTAGTAACTGCAATTACCACAGGGATTACCGCATTCACTGCGACCAACATCGATGATATTGTGATTCTGACGTTGCTTTTTTCACAAATAAATAAAACGTTCCGCAGTCGTCACATCCTTGGTGGTCAGTATCTCGGTTTTGCTGCATTGATCATTGCTAGCCTTCCCGGCTTCTTCGGTGGACTAATTATACCGCAAGACTGGATTAGACTACTTGGTTTAATGCCAATAATCATTGGTGTGAGTAGTTTACTAAAACGTGAAGAAGATTCACTCATTGAAGCCGAAGAAGAAACCGAAGCGTCTTGTCCTTCTGTAATTGCCAGTTTTATCTCTCCGCAAACATGCAATGTAGCTGCGATCGCCTTTGCCAATGGTAGTGATAATATTAGCGTCTACGTGCCCCTGTTTGCCAACTCGGAATTAGATAGTCTGCTAGTGATACTAAGTGTATTTTTTACAATGGTGGGTGTATGGTGTTATACCGCTTATAAGTTAACTTATTTGCCTGCGATCGCTAACTTTTTAACAGAGAATGGCAATACTTTTGTGCCTTGTATATTGATTGGACTCGGTATATTTATTGTTACAGAAAATGTTACTTGGACTCTTTTATCTGTAGTTTCTAGTTATATATTTTCATTGATTTTAGGTTTCAACACTCAGCCGTCGAGTGAAGAACAATAAAAACTAAGTATCTAAGAAGAGGTGCATCATGGATTTTCTCACTAAAATGAATTCTAAACTGCAAAATATCTTACCTATCAACAGGAGTCAAAACATGAAAATTTGGAAATCTCTGCTAATTGTCTTAATGGTTTTGGTGAATCTCGCCTTTGCTCAACCTTCTTTTGCTGATCGACCAAAGTTTAGCAAAAACCCTGACTATATCGAAGTCACTAAAGCTCTGAAAGAACTCTCTAAGACAAAAGATGCTCAAACTCAAGTTGAAGGTCTTACACCAGAACAAATTCAAAAGAGAACCGAAGAATTAACATTGCAAAAATATGCTTTAGAGACGGGAATCAACTGGGGTCAATGCGACAACCAAACAGGTAATACCATAGCTGTATATGGCAAAACACCAAATGATGAAGAAGATGAAGATGCTGTATACGACAATAATCTGTATTTTTTAGCTAATGGTCAGTCCACCAAAAACAACTGGGATTGTGATGGCATCTATCTAGCGAATGATGTTAAGGTAGCAAATTTCACTTCTAGTCCTAATGGGCAAGGTCAAGAATTGACAGGGCCGGCTGCTCTAAAAATACTTGATGGAACTCAGTTGGTGATTAAGACGAATCCAGATACTGGTGCGATTGACTTAAATGTTCCGACTGTGAAAGTTGTTAACAGCAAAACGGCTAATTGGTTTATCCCAGATATATCGCAGGCTATCATAAATACACGAGTTACTAATGCACCTACCAATCAGTCTTGAGATAGAACTGCATAATCTATTTTTGAATGATTGTTCTCAATTTAAATAGGGTAACAGCCAAAATAAGAGGATAAACAGGACACGCACTAGTGAAAAACCTCTCTGATATTGGCTGTTTTTTTAATTTATCTATCCTCAATCTTAGGCTTGTTTTATTTAGATATCTGCATTAAAATAAATTTTGAGAAAAATGTACAATCATAACAAGTATATTTCATTAGCGCAACTATTGCGCTGGGTGCAAATCATCTGGAAAGAGATTTGCTATTACTTCCGTATTTTTTTGATAAGAGCCGCTTTGGGGATAAGGGTGTTATTGATGCAGTTAAAATTGAAAGCTACAGAAGAAGATAAAGATAAAAAAAAGGCAGGACGACTGAATCCGTCTAGAGTCAGAGATCACTTGGCAAATGAGCGTACTTACCTCGCTTGGATGCGGACAGGGATTGCTCTTTTAGGTTTTGGTGTCGTCATCGTGCGTTTGCGTGCTTTCCAAGTACCTTTGATACCCCGTCCTGGCAACGGCTGGAAGTTAGGTTTAGTCTTCTCGCTGGTGGGTTTGATTACGGTGTGGCTATCAACGGCACACTATTTTGCTGTCCGTCGTGATATCGAAGAAGATACTTATGAACCGACAGACCGATGGGTGTTGCTGTTCAGTCTCGCTGTGATGATTCTCGGCGCTGGAGTAATCTATTTTGTTTTTACAACTTCTTTAGATCCAACAAGTCCAGTTATTGCAGAGTAACACAGGCTAAATCCTGGTGTACCAATTACAATCGACCGATTGCACTTACCAGAAGTAGTCACCAAGCTCCTCGCGCCGTGGAAGCCCCCGGATTTATCCGTGGGGGTAAGGCGCAGGCGAATTTATTCGCCTTTCAAAAAATATTCGTCACCTGTGATATAATCGTACTTATGGAACAAGTACTGACACTGGTTTGCAAGCTTAATCCCACATCTGAACAAATCGCTCAAATCGAGACGACATTGAAAGCGTTTGCGGATGCTTGCAACTATGCTAATCAGCAAGTTAAACCCCAGATAACAAGTAAAACGACCATTCAGAATATGGTCTATCAAGACTTGCGCTCGATGTTTGGGTTGTCTGCTAATTTGGCAGTCAGGGCTTGTGCCAGAGTAGGAGCTAACCGCAAAACTGCTAAACAGAAGAATAAGCCAGTCTTGATTTTTAAACCAACTAGCGCTGATTACGATGCTAGGATTTTTGCTTTTAGAGAGAAAGATTGGACTGTAAGCCTTACATTGTCTGAAGGCAGGGAGCATATCAAATTGGATGTGGGAAACTACCAGCAAGGTAAACTCAAAGGTAGAAAACCAACATCGGCACAGTTGTGCAAACATCGGGATGGTTCCTACTACATTCATATTCAAACTAAGGATGAAGTTCCTGAGCCACTTAAACCAACCAATGTTATTGGTGTGGATTTTGGGCGTAGGGACATAGCCGTAACTAGCAATGGGGACAAGTGGGACGGAAAACAAATAGACGAGGTTCGAGATAGATACGCCAAAACTAGAGCTTCTCTCCAACAAAAAGCTTTTGATGAAAATTCTAAATCACAAAGACGCGATAAATCGCCGTCAAGACAATAATTAATCCTTTGTCTTGACGGCGATTTATCGCGTCTTTTGGCTTAACCGAACCGTATTGGGGGCTGCTGTACCCATTTTAAAATTTATGAATTATGAATTATGAATTAATAATTATTTGTTCAATACCACTGCTTTGCTGTCGCCAAAACTAGTAATAAATTAAACTTTTCAAACATCCTCTAACTTGGGATGTGCAAGCTTTTCAAAATATAACTAGATAACTCACAAAATCCTTCCCCTTCGGCAGCGTTAGTAATATAAGCAGGGAGATATTTCAACTGATTCACATATTCAAGTACGTTTGCCACGCCTACAGAAATAGGAAAATAACGCCGATCAAATAAACTTTCATCATTGGGGCTATCGCCAACAGTAATAATTTGTTGTGGTGAGTACTGGGGCAAATATTCGCGCAATACTTGCAACAATCCCACAGCTTTATCTTGCCCTTGGGGTTTAATGTGACACTGCACATTGCTATAAGTAAAACCCCAACCCATTTGTTGACAGAGATTGTCTAGGGTTTGTAGTTCATCTTGACGCAAACCAGCTACATCAAAAGTCCAATCGGTGATGCGAAAGCGATTATCAGCAGATTCTTGGATTTGAGGAAATTTGATTTGTAAATTCTCAAAAGTTGTAGCCAAGTGCTGGCGATGTTTAGCTAAATCGGGAATGGGTGTTAAGACTACTGGTTTCTGGTTTCCAGGTGGAAAGTACAAACCGCCATTTTCTGCCATAGCACCTGCCACTGGCATAATCGCACTCAATCCACTCACCCACCCAGCAGAACGTCCTGTGACAATCAACACCTTAATGTCAGCTGCTGCTAAATCCTCTAAAGCTTGCAGCAGTGCAGAAGTAAATTTTCCTCGTCTAGTCAGGGTGCCATCCATATCTGTGGCTATCAGACGAATATTGCTCAAGCTTGTAGATGAAAACTCAGACAGGGCAGGGATGTTCTGATGTCTGGACATAGGTGGTTTGTAAAAGGCTGTAAAAAATATTAATCATACAGCAAGATGGCATGGAAAATTTGGGCATCCTAAACATCAGGAGTCAAGTTTTTCAGTTTCCAACCATGCCCACTTCGATATTTCTTGCCCAAACCCCAGGAAAGCCTAAAAAAGCATCCCAGGAAGTGCCAGCAAGTAATCCTCAAATACCAGTATTATTGCTGGCAACTTCTGGAGGACTGGCTTTAGCGATGATTGCTTTGATTGTATATGGTAAGCTCCAGAAGGATAAGCTGGAGAAAAAACTTAAGTTTGAACAATTCCGTGCGCGAGAATTAGAGAAAAAGTTTAAGCTGGCGCTGGAAACAATTCGCAAAATGGAAACTAATCCCGATTTGGTCAACTCACGGGACTTTAACCTGGATTATCTGCGGATGCGGATGGCAGAGGAAGTGTTTCATTTTGCAATCCTTAATCAAATCAAGATTCAGATCAAAGAAAAAGTTACTCAAGCCCTGCGTCCAAATCAAGCACAACTTGGCTCAGTCGGAATTGCTAATAGCGCTGCACGGCAAGTAGATGAAATTTTTGATGTAGAGTATGAAACTGGTACTCCGCCGAACTGTGCTAAAAGAGTACTATTTCGGATTCAAATCCGGTTAATGAAGTTACCGACGCAAGCGACTTCTGCAACTATTAGTCAAATTATTGACTGTATAGAAACTTACCTAAGCCCTACGGAAGACGAAGATAGTTGGCAACCAACAATTCAAGGTCGGATTGCTACTATGCAGTGGGATCAAAAGGCTAAACCTACGCCTCTACTAGTTCTGGAGCAATCAAATGAAGGCGTGAATGTGACTTTTCGTACTAATCGCCAATCAAATACCCCAAGTTTACCAAACCAACCTGGAATGAAAAAATCAGGCTCGGCTAGACAATAAATTATGGTTGTCATTAGTCATTAGTTATTAGTTATTAGTCATTGGTCATTAGTCATTAGTCATTAGTCATTAGTCCTTTGTAGATACAAGTGACCAATGACAAAGAATGATCCTTATGAGTAAAATGGCTATGTTTATTTGCGTCATAGCTTAATTATCAGTTGTGATTTCTCACTTTGGAATCATGACTGAATAGCTGTATTGGGGGAATTACGCGTTAAAAGACCATCTTCCATTTCTACGATGCGATCGGCAATGTCTAAAATGCGGTTGTCGTGTGTCACTAATAAGATAGTAGTTCCCTGATTTTTGGCCAGACTCTGCATTATTTCCACAACATCGCGTCCTGATTGTTTGTCTAATGCTGCTGTTGGTTCGTCTGCTAGCACCAGTGGGGGACGATTCACTAAGGCGCGTGCGATCGCAATTCTTTGTTTCTGTCCACCAGAAAGATTGTCTGGGTAGTAATCAACTCGTTCTTCTAAACCAACAGACCCCAGCATGGCTTTTGATTTAGCCACTGCTTCTGTTTGAGAAATATTATCATTCAATTCTACCGCCATTTGCACATTTTGCTTCGCTGTCAAGAACCCTAGCAAATTGTGAGCTTGGAAAATATAACCAATATTGCGTCGCATCTGCACCAGTTTGTTTTGACTGACGCCAACGAGTTCTTCACCTAAAAATTTTAAACTTCCCTCTTGTACAGACCGCAAACCACCAATTAAGCTCAGTAATGTGGTTTTACCTGAACCTGATGGCCCGGTCATAATTACAATTTCGCCTGGATAAATTTCTAGGTTGATGTCAAATAATATCTGTTTTCTCAGTGACCCTTTGCCATAGTAGTGGTTAAGATTTTTAATGGCAATTACAGGTTCTTTTTCGAGCATATTTTTATTAGTTACAAGTTAATATTTTTGAAACGTAACTGTAGTGTCTACCAAAAATCAAGCTTTCTTAATTATTGATTATAAACTATAGTTATCAGCAAGAATTTTTAATTAATGTTGACTTAATTAAAAGATATCTGCTGGGTCGGCAGAACGTAATTTTCGGACTGCGATCGCACCAGAAATAATGCACATTAGCATAGTCAAAATCAACACCATTACCGCCCGATCAAAACTCATAAAAACTGGTAAAAGTGTTGCATCTCTGGCACTTTTATACATAAACAAAGCAAAAACTATACCAGGGAAATAACCTAAAACTGCTAATAATAAAGCCTCTTGAAGAATTACTGTCAATAAATAGTTTTGTGTATAACCTATTGCCTTGAGAGTAGCGTACTCAGCTAAGTGATCTGCAACTTCTGTATAAAGGATTTGATAAACAATCACAGTCCCCACAATGAAACCCATGACAGTCCCTAATGTAAAAATAAACCCAATAGCTGTACTATTTGCCCAATAGTTCCGCTCAAAATCAATAAATTCTTGCTTGGTTAAAACATTTACTTCATTAGGTAAATACTTTCGTAATTCTTGGGCAACAATATTAGCATCAGCTCCCGGCTTTAATCTAATTAGCCCAATATCAATTAATCCTTTTTGACGATTGCTGAATATCCGCAGAAAGTTAATATCACTGGTAATTAAATTACCATCTGCGCCAAATGATGCACCTAATGTAAATAGTCCTTCGACTTTAATTCGCCGCCTTCGCACTTCTGCTGTTACAGTCTTTCCTTGGTCATAATTAGCAGCAATTGGGCCATATTCTACTCTAGAAGAACGGTCAAATAGAACTACATCAGGCAGTTTAAGTTTATCTAAATTCTCCTGAACTCCAGGTAAGTTAACTATGTTAGTCTCTGGGTTCATGCCAAATATCAGAATACTACGAGGACGGCCTGTTACAGGATTTTTCCAGATTGTAAAGTCCAAATATATCGGATGTACTGATTGGACTGCGGGTAACTCTAAAGCTTTATATAATCGCCGTTGAGAAAAGCTCCTCATCGCCAGAACAGCGCTAGATTGACTGTTAATTAAAACAATATCGCCCTGTAAGCTGCTATGAAATCGAACGTTACTATAATATAAGGCATCTCGAAAACCGAGTTGCATAAACATTAAAATATCAGCAAAGGAAATTCCTGCTAAAGCCACAGCTAGGCGAGTTTTTTCTCTTGTCAGTTGTAGCCACGACAGAGGTATTTTTTGACTCATTTTATATGCATCCAAGCACAGTTAAAAATTTTAGATTTTTCATTGAATCTATTCGTGGTATTTTTTACCGAATTTATAAAGTCTTTGGACTTGACAAAAGAGCCGTTTAAGAGCATTGTAAATCCAAAATATCAAATCAGTAATTGATATGAATGCTCACCTATAACAATCCTATGTGAGTTTTGAAAATTACTTTTTAATCGAACCACAGAGGCGCAGAGAACACAGAGAGAAGAATCAACAAAAACTTTCACAAGTGATTTAGGACTGCTATATAACTTGATTAGTTATTAATATCGACAACAACTTTGGCGTAAGTTAAACCAGAAACTTTCTGACTATCTTCTGGAGATAGAGCAATTTTCACTTCTACGACTCTGGCATCCACATCTGCTGCTGGATCTGTATTCAGCACATCTTTTTTACCAATTTTTCTGCCAATTTCAGTAACAGTTCCCTTTAATTCGCCGCTAAATGCACCATTATCGCTGCTGATAGTGGCATTTTGACCAATACGCACTTTACTAATACTGTCTTCGGCGACTTCTGCAATCACAAACATTTGGCTGGTTTGTCCAATTTCAGCAATGCCATTTGCACCGATCGCTTCGCCTGATTTGGTGTAAACTTTTAAAATCTCTCCAGCGATTGGTGCTTGAACGTAGCTTAACCTTAGTTCTGCTTCGGCTTTTCTGATATTTGCGATCGCATTACTAACTTGGGCTTGCGCTACTTGCACGTCGGTAGGACTAACGTCTAAAATTCTGCTCAGTTTGGCCTTTTCTTCATCGATTTGTCTTTGCAAAGTTGCTACGGTTTGATCACGGTTAACTTTGGCTTCGATTAGCTGCTGTTGCAAAGTTGCTAAATTTTGTATTTGGGTAGCTCTGGCTTCGGCAATTTGCTGTCGTAGAGTTGCCAATGTTTGTTTTAGCGTAGCTTGGCTTTCCGCCACCTGTTGATTAGAAGTTACTGCACTCAAGCGTCTTCTGTCCCGCTCTTGCTGAGAAATAGCACCTTCTCTGTATAAAAAATCATAGCGTCCGGCATCGACTTGAGCATTGCGCTGTTCGGCTCGGATACGTGCAAGCGTTGCTCTAAGAGCATCTCTTTGCCCACTCAGTTCAGCTTCTAAGCGATTCACGGTTGCTTGTTGGACAAGTTTATCACCACTTAACTGAGCTGCAATCCGGGCGATCGTTGCTTGCCCTGCATTCCTTTCGCCAATTAACTGTGCTTGTAGGCGAGCAATAACTGCTCTTTGGGCTTGAATATCTCTTGGAGATCCAGCCCTAATTTGCGCTAAATTCGCACGGGCTTCTTGCACTTTCGCTTTTGCCTCTTGTAGTCCGGCTATTTGAGTATCGCGGTTATCCAAAATTGCGACAATTTGGCCTTGCTTTACCTGTTCACCCTCTCTCACCAAGAGTTGCTGAATTCGTGACGATGGTGCTAATCCTGATGATGGGGCAGACAATTTAACAACTTCGCCTCGCGGTTCCAAACGCCCAACAGCACTAATGCTATTGGTAGATGGCATTATGGGGACGGATGTAGTTAGTTTTCTTAACTGCTCGATTTTAGCTGTACCTAGTATCCCAGCCGCGATTACTATTGGCACAGCTACAGCGATACCCCACCAAATCTTAGGTTGTTCTTGATTAAATGCCTGCTCACTTGGCTTTGGCTTTTCAGTCACCCTTGACATAGTATGTTGCCCATTTACCTGAATTGTGCTGATGGAAGTAAAAATAAAAAGGTTTTTAATCAACAGCCAGCCGCTTAGGACAAACAACAGTGGTTTAAAGTTTAAAATCCATTGTGTGATAAACGCTCAACACTATGGCTTTAGGGAACTCCAAAAAATAAATTATTCCACATTAAAGTCGTTGACTGTTGACTGTTGACTGTTGACTGAAAACTCGTGAACCGTCAACGGTCAACGGTGAACAATAGCAATGGAATATTTTTTTACTTGGAAGTCCCTTATAAAATGGTGTTTTCTATAGTGCTTCTCGTTTGTATGCAATACATTTTGACCTCACTTCCATTCCTCTCTCCTAAAAGGAGAGAGGCTTTGAATATTTCTCCCCAACGCTAGTAGGGAAGGGGCTGGGGGTTAGGTCTGTATTGAAACTGAGAAACGCTATAGTAGCTGGCTATTCAATAACTCTGAGTATTATTGAGACATGAGTGCAATGGAAGTTAGCAGAATTCACAAACAGTATGAATCTCAGGGCTATTTCGTTCTAAATATAAACCGCCCAGAACTAAAGTTCTTTGGCTTTTAGCTCAAGTCCACTAAAGTGGACTAAAAGCCTTTCTTAGTCGTCTTTAGACGAATGAATGCTATTAGCCTCAGAATTTATTCTAAGGCGGGCTAGATGA contains:
- the devC gene encoding ABC transporter permease DevC, which translates into the protein MSQKIPLSWLQLTREKTRLAVALAGISFADILMFMQLGFRDALYYSNVRFHSSLQGDIVLINSQSSAVLAMRSFSQRRLYKALELPAVQSVHPIYLDFTIWKNPVTGRPRSILIFGMNPETNIVNLPGVQENLDKLKLPDVVLFDRSSRVEYGPIAANYDQGKTVTAEVRRRRIKVEGLFTLGASFGADGNLITSDINFLRIFSNRQKGLIDIGLIRLKPGADANIVAQELRKYLPNEVNVLTKQEFIDFERNYWANSTAIGFIFTLGTVMGFIVGTVIVYQILYTEVADHLAEYATLKAIGYTQNYLLTVILQEALLLAVLGYFPGIVFALFMYKSARDATLLPVFMSFDRAVMVLILTMLMCIISGAIAVRKLRSADPADIF
- a CDS encoding cadmium resistance transporter, with product MNDLVTAITTGITAFTATNIDDIVILTLLFSQINKTFRSRHILGGQYLGFAALIIASLPGFFGGLIIPQDWIRLLGLMPIIIGVSSLLKREEDSLIEAEEETEASCPSVIASFISPQTCNVAAIAFANGSDNISVYVPLFANSELDSLLVILSVFFTMVGVWCYTAYKLTYLPAIANFLTENGNTFVPCILIGLGIFIVTENVTWTLLSVVSSYIFSLILGFNTQPSSEEQ
- a CDS encoding HAD family hydrolase; the protein is MSRHQNIPALSEFSSTSLSNIRLIATDMDGTLTRRGKFTSALLQALEDLAAADIKVLIVTGRSAGWVSGLSAIMPVAGAMAENGGLYFPPGNQKPVVLTPIPDLAKHRQHLATTFENLQIKFPQIQESADNRFRITDWTFDVAGLRQDELQTLDNLCQQMGWGFTYSNVQCHIKPQGQDKAVGLLQVLREYLPQYSPQQIITVGDSPNDESLFDRRYFPISVGVANVLEYVNQLKYLPAYITNAAEGEGFCELSSYILKSLHIPS
- a CDS encoding DevA family ABC transporter ATP-binding protein, which encodes MLEKEPVIAIKNLNHYYGKGSLRKQILFDINLEIYPGEIVIMTGPSGSGKTTLLSLIGGLRSVQEGSLKFLGEELVGVSQNKLVQMRRNIGYIFQAHNLLGFLTAKQNVQMAVELNDNISQTEAVAKSKAMLGSVGLEERVDYYPDNLSGGQKQRIAIARALVNRPPLVLADEPTAALDKQSGRDVVEIMQSLAKNQGTTILLVTHDNRILDIADRIVEMEDGLLTRNSPNTAIQS
- a CDS encoding HlyD family efflux transporter periplasmic adaptor subunit, translated to MSRVTEKPKPSEQAFNQEQPKIWWGIAVAVPIVIAAGILGTAKIEQLRKLTTSVPIMPSTNSISAVGRLEPRGEVVKLSAPSSGLAPSSRIQQLLVREGEQVKQGQIVAILDNRDTQIAGLQEAKAKVQEARANLAQIRAGSPRDIQAQRAVIARLQAQLIGERNAGQATIARIAAQLSGDKLVQQATVNRLEAELSGQRDALRATLARIRAEQRNAQVDAGRYDFLYREGAISQQERDRRRLSAVTSNQQVAESQATLKQTLATLRQQIAEARATQIQNLATLQQQLIEAKVNRDQTVATLQRQIDEEKAKLSRILDVSPTDVQVAQAQVSNAIANIRKAEAELRLSYVQAPIAGEILKVYTKSGEAIGANGIAEIGQTSQMFVIAEVAEDSISKVRIGQNATISSDNGAFSGELKGTVTEIGRKIGKKDVLNTDPAADVDARVVEVKIALSPEDSQKVSGLTYAKVVVDINN
- a CDS encoding LysR substrate-binding domain-containing protein, which codes for MAGMTLEQLKIFLAVAQHLHFTRAAEELYITQPAVSAAIHNLEQEYGVKLFHRIGRHIEIAEAGKLLQVEAQKILDQVSLTERGLRELNNLQRGELKLGSSLTIGNYWLPSKISEFKSQYPGIQINCSLANTEEICMGTATGQFDLGLVEGDVKPALQSTLEYEIVGSDRLQIVVGRKHPWFEWGEIDLTQLTQTLWVMREPGSGTQQRFEEALQNWGINLSELDVILVFNSGEMTKAAIEDGVGAIGISELMVKKEIQLGTLRAIRVINNREGNSVMPSLGYAYAEIVRPFFKLKHRQRFQTALSKVFEQMLISSMLDGSH
- a CDS encoding YidH family protein gives rise to the protein MQLKLKATEEDKDKKKAGRLNPSRVRDHLANERTYLAWMRTGIALLGFGVVIVRLRAFQVPLIPRPGNGWKLGLVFSLVGLITVWLSTAHYFAVRRDIEEDTYEPTDRWVLLFSLAVMILGAGVIYFVFTTSLDPTSPVIAE